A genomic stretch from Nitrospirota bacterium includes:
- a CDS encoding methionyl-tRNA formyltransferase: protein MGTPEFAVPSLVALADSGKNIIAVVTQPDRPKGRKQILTPSPVKERAEKLSFPIYQPEKVRDPRFIETIKTLSPDVMVVVAFGQILPQTLLDVPRFGCVNVHASLLPKFRGAAPVHWALIEGERETGVTTMLLDAGMDTGPMLRKKSLTILPQETGVTLSQKLSHLGATVLLETLEDLEKGKLHPIPQDPKLATYAPLLKKMDGEVVWEESAVRIERKWRALTLWPGMFTYHRKGLIKLVTVRVSQEIIRAQPGEVLDAGKEAIIVATGQGSLEILELQPENGRKMTVSQYLSGHPLMRGERLGEK, encoded by the coding sequence ATGGGCACCCCTGAGTTTGCCGTCCCCTCGTTAGTGGCTTTGGCCGATTCCGGGAAAAACATCATCGCAGTGGTCACCCAGCCTGACCGTCCCAAAGGAAGAAAACAGATTCTGACACCGTCTCCGGTTAAAGAACGCGCTGAAAAACTCTCTTTTCCAATCTATCAACCTGAAAAAGTCAGAGACCCCCGATTCATCGAAACGATAAAAACGCTTTCTCCCGATGTCATGGTTGTCGTGGCATTTGGTCAGATCTTGCCCCAGACATTACTCGATGTACCTCGTTTCGGATGCGTCAATGTTCATGCTTCGCTACTTCCGAAATTCAGGGGAGCGGCGCCAGTTCATTGGGCCTTGATTGAAGGCGAAAGGGAGACCGGGGTGACCACGATGCTTTTGGATGCCGGGATGGATACCGGACCGATGTTAAGAAAAAAGAGTCTGACGATTCTGCCTCAAGAGACGGGAGTGACGCTCTCGCAGAAACTGTCTCATCTGGGTGCGACAGTTCTCCTGGAGACCCTTGAGGATTTAGAAAAAGGAAAACTCCACCCAATTCCTCAAGATCCGAAATTGGCGACGTATGCGCCACTCCTTAAGAAAATGGATGGAGAGGTGGTTTGGGAAGAGTCCGCAGTGAGAATTGAAAGAAAATGGAGAGCCTTGACTTTGTGGCCCGGGATGTTTACTTACCATCGTAAGGGACTCATCAAATTGGTAACGGTAAGGGTCTCCCAGGAAATAATCCGGGCCCAGCCCGGGGAAGTGCTTGATGCCGGAAAAGAAGCGATCATTGTTGCAACCGGCCAGGGCAGTCTTGAAATTTTAGAACTTCAGCCGGAAAATGGCAGAAAAATGACCGTTTCGCAATATCTTTCCGGACATCCGCTCATGAGAGGGGAGAGATTGGGGGAAAAATAG
- the htpX gene encoding zinc metalloprotease HtpX: MKNNLKTTFLLVLLTLLMIFIGGAIGGRGGMTIAFVMAMGMNFISYWFSDKIVLAMYGAKEVSQSEAPELYSTVSYLATRANIPMPKIYIMENPTPNAFATGRNPEHAAVAVTTGILGILNREELTGVLGHELAHVQHRDILISTVAAAIAGAISMLANMAQWGLIFGGGRSDREEGSGGLAGSLVMIIVAPIAAMLVQMAISRSREFEADRGGALISGNPMSLANALRKLERGVQAVPMDANPATAHMFIVSPLTGNAFFKLFSTHPPMEERIARLESMVVNG, encoded by the coding sequence ATGAAGAATAATTTGAAAACCACTTTTTTGCTAGTTTTATTGACTCTTCTCATGATTTTTATAGGAGGCGCGATCGGCGGCAGGGGAGGAATGACCATTGCCTTTGTCATGGCAATGGGAATGAATTTTATTTCCTACTGGTTTAGCGACAAGATTGTTCTTGCCATGTATGGAGCCAAAGAAGTGTCCCAGAGCGAAGCACCGGAACTCTACAGTACGGTCAGTTATCTTGCCACCCGGGCAAATATTCCGATGCCAAAAATTTATATCATGGAAAATCCGACACCGAATGCTTTTGCGACAGGGAGAAATCCCGAACATGCTGCGGTAGCGGTCACCACAGGAATTCTCGGAATATTGAATCGCGAAGAGTTAACCGGTGTTCTGGGTCATGAACTGGCCCATGTTCAGCATCGTGATATTTTAATCAGTACCGTTGCAGCGGCGATTGCCGGAGCGATCAGCATGCTTGCCAATATGGCACAGTGGGGTCTGATTTTTGGAGGCGGGCGAAGCGACCGGGAAGAGGGTTCAGGTGGTTTGGCTGGTTCGCTCGTGATGATTATTGTCGCTCCGATTGCCGCGATGCTGGTACAGATGGCGATCTCCCGTTCGAGAGAATTTGAGGCGGATCGGGGCGGTGCCCTTATTTCAGGCAACCCCATGTCGCTCGCCAACGCACTTCGAAAACTGGAACGAGGTGTTCAAGCAGTGCCCATGGATGCCAATCCGGCGACCGCCCATATGTTTATTGTAAGTCCTTTGACCGGCAATGCTTTTTTCAAGCTTTTTTCCACGCATCCTCCGATGGAAGAGAGAATTGCCCGGCTAGAAAGTATGGTTGTTAACGGCTAA